Genomic segment of Umezawaea sp. Da 62-37:
TGGGAGCTGCCCAAGGGGCGCAGTTCGAACGCTCGGGACGCGACGCCGAACTTCGAGCGCTAGCCGCGCACCGCGTTCGCGACATCACGCGATGCGCTGAACCGATCCCCCCGTCCGGCGGGCCCCTCCGCCGCTTCGAGAACACCCGGAAGCGGCGGAGGGGCCCGCCGTGGCGCTCGAACCAGTGGCCACTCGGCCCTCGTCTCATCGAGGGCTCCTCCGCGGAAGTTCCGGCCAGAGTGGCCGAGTCGACGCCGGACCTCAGCCCTCCGGCAGCGCCACCAGCCGGTCCAGGAACACCGCCTGGCCCTTCACGATCTTCGTCCGGGCCTCCTCCAGGCCGAACCACTCGACCCGGTCGAGTTCCGGGAACTCCTTCACCTGCCCCGACTTCGGCGGCCACTCCATCTCGAACGTGCCCGGCACCACGTCGGCCGGGTCGAGGTCGCCGCGCACGGCCCAGGCCGTGACGACCTTGCCGCCGGACTGCTTGACCTCGCCCAACGCCACGAGGTCGCCTTCCGGCAGCGGCAGGCCGAGTTCCTCCTGGAACTCGCGCCTGGCAGCGGTTTCCGGCTCTTCGTCGTCGAGGTGCTCGCCCTTGACCAGGGACCAGGCGTGGTCGTCCTTCCGGGCCCAGAAAGGGCCG
This window contains:
- a CDS encoding NUDIX domain-containing protein, with translation MAAKRSAGILLFRKTDNGPEILLGHMGGPFWARKDDHAWSLVKGEHLDDEEPETAARREFQEELGLPLPEGDLVALGEVKQSGGKVVTAWAVRGDLDPADVVPGTFEMEWPPKSGQVKEFPELDRVEWFGLEEARTKIVKGQAVFLDRLVALPEG